The DNA sequence CCATTACCGTATTTTGAAAACTCTATTTTATTAATATTCGTAAGTTTATTAGTAACGTCCTCGATTCTTTTACTTGCTTTGACAGCAGCCCCGAGGATTTTTAATGTCTTTTCGTCCTCACTGCTTAGCAGTGTTTCAAGTAGCATAAGATTACCGTTCATCACGGTTAGCGGATTATTGATCTCGTGATTTAGGGCAACAACCGTGTTATATAGAACCCGCAGTTTTTCTGATTTAATTCTTTCGTCATCAAGAGCATCTTTTTCTTCAAGACTTTCGCACAACCAGAGAAAATTATTCGATTTTATATCATTACTCACGAGCTCCGTTGCTGTTAACGATACGGGATAAATCTTCCCATCCGTATTTATAAGATTTATGCGAATTCCTACCACGCTCCCCTCTGACTCTATTGTATTTCTAACCTCGTTAACCGACTCTATACCTCCTTCAAAAACATTTGCAATATTTTTCCCTTGAAAATCGTCAGGAGAAATACCTAAAAATTCTCCCGCGCTTGGATTGATGAACATAATATTATCATTATCAGAAGTAACGAATATTGGTAGCGGAGAACTTCCTATCAAACCTTCTAAAAAGACTTTTGTGCGCTCCGTTTCTAAATTAAGACGTATATTATCTATCGCGATAGCTGCATGATTCGCGAGAACCGAAAGCACTCTAATATCAATTGCGCTAAAATAATTAGCCGGTTTTGCTAAACTCAACACTACTGTCCCGATTTTCACATCACTCGTAGCCAGAGGAATAATCACTATCGAACTTTCGTTATTTTTACTCGAATTACCCATATCAGGAATGATAATCGGATTTGCTTCCGATAAAGCCCAATCAATTATTCCATCTTCTTTGAGCTTATTTATCGTTTTATATATATGTTGGGATTTATACATTTTCACTGATTTATCTGAAAACAGGTCTTTAACTTTTATCTGAAACCCGAACTCCTTAGGGCTTAGGAGATCTTTCAGAAACGACATAAGCACCAATATAACGCTTTCTGGGTCTCTACTTGATTGGATAGCTTCTGAAATTCTTTGAGTCTCAATGAGTTCAGAGATAGAATTTTGAAAATCCGTTCTGTCAGATTGGAACTGAACAACTTTTTCCTTAACTAAGCCCAAATCCCTTTCCAAATTTTCGATTTGAATGTTTTTCGAGACGATTTCCTGAAACATGGTTAGAAAATCCGCGTTTGTTAAGCCGCTCTGCGCGTTAGGATTTTCTCCCTTGGAAATCTTTGATAGGAGAGATTCTATTCTTTCTTTTCTGGTTTTTTGCTTTACGGTCATTTATTTGCAGTCAAATTGAAAAACGCTTTTGAATTTTCCAGTTCATTTTCGTATTCAACAACTATCTCATCGATATTGATCTCTGATTGAGCGACTCCGATATCAGAGTATAATTTAGTCACTTCTTTTTCAAAACTGGTAGGAACATAATTTCCTGAATTTCCGATTTTCGCATGATGCGCGAGAGAATCCGCTGACCGTAATATTTTATATAACGGATTATCATGAATTCCGTTCGAGCTATGATGATTTGCGATCGATTCTACTAATTCAGGTGGAAGATTCCACCGTTCAATCAACCATCCCCCCACCTGATCATGCCCAACTCCCAGCATATCCTCCTCAATTTCGGAAAGAGAGATTTCCTTCTTTTCGGATTCTTTTAAAACATCCTGATATTCATCCACTAAATCATTTAATAATAATTTTCCGATATCATGAATTAGACCGGCGACAAATGCTTCTCCAGGAATTTCATACCTTACTTTTCTTGCAAGCAATTTAGCCGCTACACCTGTAGCTATCGAATGCGACCAAAACCCGTTCATATCTAATCCGGATTCGTTATCCGATCCGTCCCATAAATTCATAACCCCGACACTAAGACAAAGATGTTTCAGTGAACTGAATCCTAAAATGACAATTGCGAGATTCAGGGTGCTTATTCTTTTAGGAAATCCGAAAAATGCTGAATTTGCTACTTTTAAAACCTTCGCCGCGAGAACAGGGTCAGTGTTAATCAAATCGCTCAACATACCTGCTGTAGTTTTCGGGTTATCAACCAATTCGAGTATCTTGGCTACCGTAGATGGTAATGTGGGCAGATCTTCCGTGTTGAGGATTTTTTCCTTTATTGCTTCTTTTCTGCTTATGTCCATATTAAATTTTTATATCTATTGCTTTACCCATTGAACCCGGCGTTTCTTCATTAGCCTTATTCTTTGGAGTAACAGATTCCTTTTTTTCTTCAGTTGAAAGATCATTTTCTTCATTTCCTAATTTCACTTCATCCGGCTTGTAAAAATCATCGCCATCATGCTTTTTTCCGTGATGACCTGATTTTTCTTCAACTTCCTTGAAAAAATCTCCCTTATCTCCTGATTCGGGCGGTTTCCTCACCTTATAAGCTTTCTTTAAATCAACTGACTTATTTAAATTGCCTTTCACTATAGGAGAACCAAACATCGCTAATCTCCTTGATTAATTGTTTACAGGCTTAGCCTGTTTTTTAAATCCTTCACTACCTTGGAATGGATTTGTGATACTCTGGATTCTGATAAATTTAATATCTCTCCAATTTCTCGTAAAGTAAGTTCTTCGTAATAGTAGAGCGCAACAACCAATTTTTCTTTTTTGGGAAGTTTCTCGATTTCACTGACCATCTGAGCCTTTAATTCTTTATCCTCCATATCTTCAACGGGAGAAATGACATCTTTATCCGGAATTATGTCATACATATTGGTTGTTTCTCCTTCGCCCGAAGTCATTTCCTGGTCAAGAGAGATGGGATTAATAGCGCTGATTTCCTTTGAAAGTTGGTAATATTTTTGCAAAGGAATGTCAAGCTCTTCTGCTAACTCAGAATTACTCGGCTGTCTGCCGTTCTTTTCCACCAATCTCTTTTTGGCTTCTTCAACTCTTTTACTTTTATCTCTCAAGGACCTTGGAGCCCAATCCATTTTACGAAGTTCGTCCATCATAGCTCCGCGCACTCTTGTGAAAGCATAGGTCTCGAATTTCACTTCTGCCTTTTTATCGAATCTATCAATGGATTCCAACAACCCTATGACACCTGCATCAATCATTTCGTCTACAGATACGCTTGAAGGCAATTTACCGATGATGCCGCCGGCGATTTGCCGAACAAGGGGAAGATAATTCAAGAGAAGCCTTTCCCTGATTTTTTCACTTTTTGTCTCTTCATATGTTTCCCACAAAGTGTCATGAGAATTTTCAGTTGTTTCCGCCCACGAAGACATAATTATTCCGCCTTTTTAAGTTGTTTCATTTTCTTCCGTTTCCTTGTTTACTTTCCCGCCAGACTTTAAAATCATTCGCGTAAACGATAGGTAGATTAAAACCGTGAAGTATACTGCCAGTGCTGTGAGAGTACCTTTTATTAGCATGTTCACAATGGATGCTTCTTTCAATAATCCCCAGAAGATTACTGAAAGAAAGCTCAGCAATACCGCCTTAAACAAAAACTGATTTACCATTCCATCCATCATTCACCTGTTGTTTCCATTAAATCCAATTCCACTATATTTCCCCTTTCGTTCTTTCGAAGATTTTCTAATACCTTTGTAAACATTTTGTTTATAACCCCGAATTTATCGCTGAGAACGGCCGGATTTTGATTTTCTACAGATTCTCCGAATTCATTCATTGAGCTTACAGAGCCGGCGTAGGATATTTTTTGTTGCAAAAAATTTTCAGTCATTAAATTGAGCCGCGACGCTATTTCTCTGCTTTCGTCTTCATTTCGCGACTTATTGATTATTACCTGAATATCAATATCATCGCCGAGCTTTATTATTAAATATTTTGCAAGAGCATAGGTATCTGTGATAGAAGTAAGTTCAGGCGTACTGATAAGTATTATTGATGTGGATATTCTCGAAAATAATTCGAGATTCTCCAGTTCTGACGAGCCACCATCAATAATTACGAATGGATATTCTGAAGTAAACCGGTTCATATTATCGCACACTATCCTTCGCATTTCAATGTCAAAATTCCTATCTAAAGGAAACCCGTCCGCTCCGGCTATCAGATGTACTCCCGCATATGACCTATCAATGACGTTTAGGATTGATTCCCTACCGTACACCACATCATCTAATCTTTTCGAAGGATTGCTTCCAATCATCATATCAAGGTGAGAGCCATGCGAATCGGCATCGATGAGCAGAACGGGGGAATCCGCAGAACCCAATGTGTATGCCATATTCACTGACAGTAAACTTTTTCCTACGCCTCCCTTACCGCTCGCTATCAGATACACTCTTCCTCCGGAATTTGGAGATATGGAAAAGCTCATCTCGCTTTCCCTAAATTCGTCTCTTAATGAAGTTGCCTGATCCATTCTCTTTAGTCTTTTATAATTCCGTCAACAAATCCGTTTACATTCCAAACCTTAATATCCTGAGGCACATTTTGTCCATTAGTCAGATATGAAATTGGTTTCCGGCTTTCTAATGCTACATCTAATATTGACCCCGGCTTGGCTGACTCGTCGAGTTTTGTGAATATCAGACTGTCAATATTCATTTTTCCGAATCCCTTTAAAGCCCGATGCTGTGAATCCTTATCAGTAGAGGAACTGAGAACCATATGAACATGATGTGGTTTGGCTGAACTTACTATTTTGAGTAAATCGTTTATATTATTTGCGTCTTCAGGACTTCTGCCCGTCGTATCAATAAATATTGCGTCCTTCTCGGCATGCACTCCTATAGCCTTACGCATTTCACTGTCGGAGTAAACAACCTCCATCGGTATCTTGAGGATATCGGCGAAAGCTCTAAGCTGGTCTGTGGCAGCAATCCTGAAAGTATCCGTTGTTATCAGCGCAACATTTAATTTTTTGTATAGCCTTGCCGACGCGGCTAACTTGGCGATTGTAGTTGTTTTACCAACTCCTGTTGGACCGATAACGACTGTTTTATAAGGCTCTTTAACACTTAGCTTTTTAGGCACCTTTGTTTTTAATAGATTCGCTATGTTTGATTTTATTCTTCTCTCAATGGCGGGTATATCCGCTAAATCTTTGCCGCCCATACTTTCGTATGATTTTATCAAAACTTTGCTGATAGTGTCCAATTCCATACCGCTGTTAGCCATTTTAGTGTAATAGACACCGAACGGATCAGGTAGGGCGGGAGTATTAGGATACTGAAGACGATTTGACATCTCAAACAATGTACTTTGCAAACTCTCCACTTGATTTACCAATCCGATAAGCCTTAGCTCCTGTTTTTTATTTTGCTCGTCGTTAGCTGGAGCGATCGGAGCAGGCGGAATAAATCCACTGCTGCCTGTTCGGACTGACCTGTTACTGCCCGGAAAATTTTTATCGAGTGCGGCAGTGACTTCAACTAAATTCCGGGTTCCAAGTCCCATCAAACCTCCTTCAGTTACCTTTCTTGATTGAAGGATAACAGCTTCTTTGCCCAATTCTTTAGTTACCTCTAAAAGGGCTTCTCTCATTGTACTACCTGTAAATTTTTGAACTTTCATAATTATCCACTCACCATTCCTATTGATTGTAATTCAGTCTGAGGCGTTAATTCACTGTAAGACAGAACCGCCATCGTTGGGAAAGTTGGTTCCACAAGCGCCCTGAAAAATGGCCTCGCTTGTGGGCTGCAAATTACTATTGCCTGCCTACCTTCCATATTCATCCTCTTAACCAGAGGCCTTAATTCTTTGTAAATATCCCTAATTCGATCCGGAGGTAATCCTATTTCATTTGGGCTCCCCGTCTTAGGTACTGCGGCAGCTACTATCTCGCTTTCCACGGAAGGATCCAGAGTTATGGCATATAGTCTACCATCTTCATTTCTGAATGTTTGACTTATCGTTTCTGCTAAGTATGTCCGCAAATACTCCGTTAGCAGCTCGGGATCTTTTGTTTGAGGAGCGAAATCAGCGAGAACTTCAAGTATATATACAAGGTCTTTCAGCGGAACTTTTTCCTTGAGTAAATTCTGAAGAACCTTTTGAATTGTACCTACATTCAGCAATCCGGGAATTAATTCATCCACCACGGTTGGATTTGTTTCTTTAACGTTGTTAATCAAAACTTGTACGTCTTGCCTGCTTAAAAGCTGATTCGCATTTAATTTGAATACGTCCATTAAATGTGTTGCTAATACCGTTTCAGGATCTACCACAGTTGCTCCGACAGCTTCGGCTAAAGTCTTTTGACTTTCAGGAATCCATTTTGCCGGCATACCGAAGGTAGGCTCGGTCGTATCCTCGCCGGGCATAGACGAATCAAGCACTTCAGGATTCAGCACTAATAGGTGATTCGGAAGTATTTCGCCTTTGGCAACATCATTTCCTCTTATGCGAACCATATAATCATTGGAAGCCAGTTTTAAATTATCTCGGATTCTGATTGGCGGAACAATAATTCCC is a window from the Candidatus Neomarinimicrobiota bacterium genome containing:
- a CDS encoding PAS domain-containing protein, which gives rise to MTVKQKTRKERIESLLSKISKGENPNAQSGLTNADFLTMFQEIVSKNIQIENLERDLGLVKEKVVQFQSDRTDFQNSISELIETQRISEAIQSSRDPESVILVLMSFLKDLLSPKEFGFQIKVKDLFSDKSVKMYKSQHIYKTINKLKEDGIIDWALSEANPIIIPDMGNSSKNNESSIVIIPLATSDVKIGTVVLSLAKPANYFSAIDIRVLSVLANHAAIAIDNIRLNLETERTKVFLEGLIGSSPLPIFVTSDNDNIMFINPSAGEFLGISPDDFQGKNIANVFEGGIESVNEVRNTIESEGSVVGIRINLINTDGKIYPVSLTATELVSNDIKSNNFLWLCESLEEKDALDDERIKSEKLRVLYNTVVALNHEINNPLTVMNGNLMLLETLLSSEDEKTLKILGAAVKASKRIEDVTNKLTNINKIEFSKYGNGVEMLNLE
- a CDS encoding HDOD domain-containing protein, with the translated sequence MDISRKEAIKEKILNTEDLPTLPSTVAKILELVDNPKTTAGMLSDLINTDPVLAAKVLKVANSAFFGFPKRISTLNLAIVILGFSSLKHLCLSVGVMNLWDGSDNESGLDMNGFWSHSIATGVAAKLLARKVRYEIPGEAFVAGLIHDIGKLLLNDLVDEYQDVLKESEKKEISLSEIEEDMLGVGHDQVGGWLIERWNLPPELVESIANHHSSNGIHDNPLYKILRSADSLAHHAKIGNSGNYVPTSFEKEVTKLYSDIGVAQSEINIDEIVVEYENELENSKAFFNLTANK
- a CDS encoding FliA/WhiG family RNA polymerase sigma factor, whose product is MSSWAETTENSHDTLWETYEETKSEKIRERLLLNYLPLVRQIAGGIIGKLPSSVSVDEMIDAGVIGLLESIDRFDKKAEVKFETYAFTRVRGAMMDELRKMDWAPRSLRDKSKRVEEAKKRLVEKNGRQPSNSELAEELDIPLQKYYQLSKEISAINPISLDQEMTSGEGETTNMYDIIPDKDVISPVEDMEDKELKAQMVSEIEKLPKKEKLVVALYYYEELTLREIGEILNLSESRVSQIHSKVVKDLKNRLSL
- a CDS encoding P-loop NTPase, with amino-acid sequence MDQATSLRDEFRESEMSFSISPNSGGRVYLIASGKGGVGKSLLSVNMAYTLGSADSPVLLIDADSHGSHLDMMIGSNPSKRLDDVVYGRESILNVIDRSYAGVHLIAGADGFPLDRNFDIEMRRIVCDNMNRFTSEYPFVIIDGGSSELENLELFSRISTSIILISTPELTSITDTYALAKYLIIKLGDDIDIQVIINKSRNEDESREIASRLNLMTENFLQQKISYAGSVSSMNEFGESVENQNPAVLSDKFGVINKMFTKVLENLRKNERGNIVELDLMETTGE
- the flhF gene encoding flagellar biosynthesis protein FlhF, which gives rise to MKVQKFTGSTMREALLEVTKELGKEAVILQSRKVTEGGLMGLGTRNLVEVTAALDKNFPGSNRSVRTGSSGFIPPAPIAPANDEQNKKQELRLIGLVNQVESLQSTLFEMSNRLQYPNTPALPDPFGVYYTKMANSGMELDTISKVLIKSYESMGGKDLADIPAIERRIKSNIANLLKTKVPKKLSVKEPYKTVVIGPTGVGKTTTIAKLAASARLYKKLNVALITTDTFRIAATDQLRAFADILKIPMEVVYSDSEMRKAIGVHAEKDAIFIDTTGRSPEDANNINDLLKIVSSAKPHHVHMVLSSSTDKDSQHRALKGFGKMNIDSLIFTKLDESAKPGSILDVALESRKPISYLTNGQNVPQDIKVWNVNGFVDGIIKD